In the Lampris incognitus isolate fLamInc1 chromosome 11, fLamInc1.hap2, whole genome shotgun sequence genome, one interval contains:
- the lamp1b gene encoding lysosome-associated membrane glycoprotein 1b: MTLYGGIRSWSLGLLLVVLSAVTLHQSVAADAPPTGAPSTSAPPHKAPGRPERGNYTVNNNGTICLMARMGLQLNISFNSASQNKTVLDVVNLQPNVTKSTGSCDTDKASLLLTVDGDKTNLTFSFLLNSTSDKYHLSGVSLSALWPDMSKPFLAENNSLEYLHGTLGRSYMCREEQTLDVVESLSINTFQLQVQPFGLTGDQFGAAEECQLDEDDMLIPIIVGAALAGLVLIVLVAYLIGRKRSHAGYQTI, from the exons ATGACCCTGTACGGCGGTATCCGGTCCTGGTCCCTCGGATTACTACTCGTTGTGCTATCGG CTGTCACCTTGCACCAAAGTGTAGCTGCAGATGCTCCGCCCACCGGTGCCCCCTcaacctctgccccacctcacAAGGCTCCGGGTAGACCAGAAAGAGGCAACTACACCGTCAACAACAACGGGACTATCTGTCTGATGGCACGCATGGGCCTACAGCTCAACATCTCCTTCAACTCGGCCTCTCAGAATAAG ACTGTCCTGGATGTTGTGAATCTTCAGCCCAACGTTACTAAAAGCACCGGATCCTGTGACACAGACAAAGCCTCCCTGCTGCTGACCGTAGATGGCGACAAGACCAACCTCACCTTTTCCTTCTTACTG AACTCTACATCCGACAAGTACCACCTGAGTGGCGTATCTCTGTCAGCACTCTGGCCAGACATGAGCA AGCCCTTCTTAGCCGAGAACAACAGTCTGGAATACCTGCACGGCACCCTGGGTCGCTCATACATGTGTCGTGAGGAACAGACCCTGGATGTGGTTGAGAGTTTGTCCATCAACACCTTCCAGCTGCAGGTGCAGCCGTTCGGCCTCACCGGAGATCAGTTTGGAGCAG CTGAGGAATGTCAGCTAGATGAAGATGACATGTTGATCCCCATCATAGTAGGAGCAGCTTTGGCTGGCCTGGTCCTCATCGTGCTGGTGGCGTACCTCATCGGCAGGAAGAGGAGCCATGCCGGCTACCAGACCATCTGA
- the pou2f1b gene encoding POU domain, class 2, transcription factor 1b gives MADGGAASQDESSGPDSKMSNQSETTKCAMETGNGKTGVQTNGLDCQRLTVPTTSAITSAHAQALLQQSKSEDSSALPTSVQQSVLPQTQLMLAGGQIAGLTLTPAQQQLLIQQAQAQLLAAVQHSASQQNSTTGASISASAATPITQLPLSQPIQIAPQLQQFQQQNLSLPQFVLVQPGHPIATPLQPAQFIISQTPQGQQSLLQAPSLLTQLPQSQANLLPSQPSITLATQPATPTRTIAATPIQSLPHSQTPPNQLDTPTLEEPSDLEELEQFAKTFKQRRIKLGFTQGDVGLAMGKLYGNDFSQTTISRFEALNLSFKNMCKLKPLLEKWLNDAVCAENLTSDQALSSPSALGSPGLGMDGLNRRRKKRTSIETNIRVALEKSFLEQNQKPTSEEITMIADQLNMEKEVIRVWFCNRRQKEKRINPPSSGGVGGGSTPIKTIFTPNSPLVASTASLVTSPTINTPTTLTVNPAMPLTSTSVSNLSFTGTTVGGTNTASVISTTPLVTAATSSPSLSSSPSIIQSTAAEDSKAAIHEQTIVTQAPTSLAATLGTGQVMVASPGLSAALQNAAQLPTSASFAAMAAAAGLSPGLMASSQFTPGGALLSLTPGGLSSALSPALMSNSTLATIQALASGGALPITPLDGGNLLFANTSAGNTPNLVTAPLFLNPQNLSLLTSNPVSLVSAGAAGAGTLQVTADAHQVTTAAVPVSASTITTASKAQ, from the exons ATTCCAAAATGAGTAATCAGTCAGAAACTACTAAATGTGCAATGGAGACTGGCAACGGAAAAACAG GAGTCCAAACAAATGGACTGGACTGCCAGAGGCTGACGGTGCCAACCACAAGTGCAATCACTAGTGCACATGCACAAGCCCTCCTCCAACAG TCAAAGTCGGAAGACTCGAGTGCTCTTCCGACCTCCGTCCAGCAGAGTGTGCTGCCTCAAACCCAGCTAATGTTGGCCGGGGGACAGATAGCTGGA TTGACACTGACGCCAGCACAGCAGCAGCTGTTGATCCAGCAGGCCCAGGCCCAGCTCCTGGCAGCCGTGCAGCATTCAGCCAGCCAGCAGAACAGCACCACAGGGGCCAGCATCTCCGCCTCTGCAGCCACCCCAATAACCCAGTTGCCCCTGTCACAGCCCATTCAGATCGCCCCT CAGCTGCAACAGTTTCAGCAGCAGAATTTGAGTCTGCCCCAATTTGTTCTGGTGCAGCCCGGCCACCCCATTGCCACACCACTGCAACCTGCTCAGTTCATCATCTCACAGACACCACAGGGCCAGCAGA GCCTCTTGCAAGCCCCGAGTCTTCTAACTCAACTACCTCAAAGCCAAGCCAACCTCCTGCCGAGTCAACCCAGCATTACCCTCGCCACTCAG CCTGCAACTCCAACGCGCACGATAGCAGCCACACCAATCCAGTCTCTGCCCCACAGTCAGACACCACCCAACCAGCTGGATACCCCCACCTTAGAGGAGCCCAGTGACCTGGAGGAACTGGAGCAGTTTGCCAAAACCTTCAAACAGAGACGTATTAAACTGGGCTTTACAcag GGGGATGTTGGCCTGGCGATGGGGAAGCTGTATGGGAATGACTTCAGCCAGACGACCATCTCTCGCTTTGAGGCCTTGAACCTGAGCTTTAAAAATATGTGCAAACTCAAGCCACTGCTGGAGAAGTGGCTCAACGA TGCTGTTTGTGCAGAGAACCTGACGTCTGACCAGGCCCTATCCAGCCCTAGTGCCCTGGGCTCCCCTGGCCTGGGTATGGATGGGCTCAACCGACGTCGGAAGAAGAGGACCAGTATTGAGACCAACATCCGCGTGGCCTTAGAAAAGAGCTTTCTGGAG CAGAACCAAAAACCTACCTCTGAGGAGATCACCATGATCGCCGACCAGCTCAACATGGAGAAGGAGGTGATTCGGGTCTGGTTCTGCAATCGCCGGCAGAAAGAAAAGAGGATAAACCCCCCCAGCAGTGGCGGTGTTGGGGGAGGCAGTACCCCTATCAAAACCATCTTCACCCCCAATAGTCCCCTG GTGGCTAGCACAGCAAGCCTTGTGACCAGTCCAACCATTAACACACCCACCACTTTGACTGTAAACCCAGCGATGCCTCTGACCAGCACCAGCGTCTCCAACCTGTCTTTCACAG GCACCACCGTTGGAGGGACAAACACAGCATCTGTCATCTCGACCACGCCCTTGGTTACTGCGGCAACAAGCTCACCGTCTTTAAGCTCCTCCCCCTCAATCATTCAGTCCACAGCTGCAGAGGACAGCAAAGCTGCCATCCACGAGCAAACCATAGTCACCCAGGCCCCGACCTCTCTGGCCGCCACCTTGGGTACGGGCCAGGTGATGGTGGCGTCTCCAGGACTTTCTGCTGCCCTGCAAAATGCTGCCCAGTTACCTACCAGTGCCAGCTTTGCTGCCATGGCTGCCGCAGCGGGGCTGAGCCCAGGGTTAATGGCCTCCTCTCAGTTCACTCCAGG GGGAGCCCTGCTGAGTCTGACCCCTGGTGGGCTAAGCAGTGCTCTGAGTCCTGCCCTCATGAGCAACAGCACACTGGCCACCATCCAAG ctCTCGCATCAGGCGGTGCACTCCCCATCACCCCCTTGGACGGTGGTAACCTGCTGTTTGCCAACACCTCTGCTGGTAACACACCCAATCTGGTGACTGCACCGTTGTTCCTGAACCCTCAGAACCTGTCGCTGCTCACCAGCAACCCTGTCAGCCTGGTGTCCGCTGGTGCGGCGGGGGCGGGGACTCTGCAGGTCACTGCTGACGCCCATCAGGTCACCACGGCAGCCGTTCCCGTGTCGGCCTCCACCATTACCACTGCCTCCAAGGCTCAGTGA